In one window of Branchiostoma lanceolatum isolate klBraLanc5 chromosome 15, klBraLanc5.hap2, whole genome shotgun sequence DNA:
- the LOC136420498 gene encoding uncharacterized protein, with protein MPPQFSKYPTTRIILDCTEIFVEIPSALKAQSETWSNYKHHNTWKVLVGVTPNGQVSFVSDLWGGRVTDKKITLASGVFDFLEPGDNVMADRGFEIQDILRPGVDLNIPPFKGSREALTAEEVQETMDIAEVRIHVERAISRIKNYHILDGILPLSLANVAEQTFRVCAYVTNFQTPLVQGKENVP; from the coding sequence ATGCCTCCACAGTTCAGCAAATATCCAACAACTAGGATTATATTGGACTGTACTGAAATTTTCGTAGAGATTCCCTCTGCCCTGAAAGCACAGTCTGAAACCTGGTCAAACTATAAACACCACAATACTTGGAAGGTATTGGTAGGGGTAACTCCTAATGGACAGGTATCTTTTGTGTCAGACTTATGGGGTGGGAGGGTGACAGACAAAAAGATTACTTTGGCATCAGGTGTGTTTGACTTCTTGGAGCCAGGTGATAACGTAATGGCAGATAGAGGATTTGAAATTCAAGATATTCTCCGTCCGggtgttgatttgaatataccACCTTTCAAAGGTAGCAGGGAAGCACTTACTGCTGAAGAAGTTCAAGAGACGATGGACATCGCTGAGGTACGAATACATGTCGAACGTGCCATTAGCAGAATTAAGAACTATCATATATTGGATGGAATCCTGCCTCTATCACTAGCGAATGTTGCAGAGCAAACTTTTCGGGTATGTGCATACGTGACAAATTTCCAGACACCACTTGTACAAGGAAAGGAAAATGTTCCATAA